The Thermoplasmata archaeon DNA window CCTCGCCGAGGAGATCCTTCGGCACGGGCTCGAAGCCCGCGTTCTCCGTGGACCAGAGGGCGCGCCCCTGGGTCGCGCTCCGGATCGCGGACGCGAAGCCGAACATCTCGGCGACGGGAGCTTTCGCCTGGATGACCGTGACCTCGCCCTCCTGGTTGATGTCCTCGATCACGCCGCGGCGGCTCTGGATGTCGCCGAGCGCGGCGCCCATGTAGTCCTGGGGCACGTTGATGAAGACCTTCGTGATCGGCTCGAGGAGCGTTCGGCCGCCTTGGACCATCGCTCCGTAGATCGCGTTGCGGGCCGCGGGGATGACCTGCGCGGGACCCCGGTGCACGGAGTCCTCGTGGAGCTTCGCGTCGACGAGGCGGATCTTGAGACCCATCCCCTTCTCCTGCGCGAGGGGACCGCGGTTCATCACTTCGATGAAGGCCTCCTTGATCAGCTCCATGGTCTCGTTGAGGTACTGGATGCCCTTCGTCGCGTCAATGAGCATGTTCTGGTCCTGGATCCAGACGACGTTCTTCGCCTCGTCGCGGTCCATCCCGAGTTCCTCGAGCTTCTTGGCCAGGACCTTCGAGTCCTTGATGCGCTGGCCCGAGGCGATTTCCCCCGCGCGGATCGCCTGGACGACCTTGAGTTCGAGGGGCTCCGCCTCCATGTAGAACCGGTTGTGCTTGTTCGGGGACTTCCCCTCGAAGGGGCCGCCCTTCCCCGTCACGCATTCGCGGTACACGACGATGGGCGGGCTCGTGGTCACCGGTATCTTGTAGTCGTTCTGAACGCGGTAGATCGTGATCTCGAGATGCAGCTCGCCCATCCCGCTGATTAGATGCTCCCCCGTCTCCTGGTTGATTTCGACTTGGATGCTGGGGTCCGCCTTCGCCAGGAGGCGCAGGGCCTCGATGAGCTTGGGGAGGTCGGACGTCGATTTGGCCTCGACGGCCACCGTGACGACCGGCTCGGAGTAGTGGACGATCTTCTCGAAGGGCTGCATGTCCTTGTCGTCGCTGACCGTGGAGCCGGCGACCGCGTCCTTGAGCCCCACGACCGCGACCACGTTACCCGCGTCGATCTCCTCCACGGGGATGCGGTCCGGGCCGACAATCATGGCGACCGTCTGCGCGCGCTGGGGTTTAGGCATCCCGATGACCCAGAGCTCCTGGCCGCGGACAATCTTCCCCGAGTACAGTCGCCCCGCCGCGACCTCGCCCGCCTGGGGATCGACGATGATCTTGGTGACCATGAAGGCTACCGGACCGCTCTCGCCGACGGCGAGCATGGACTTGCCGACGGGGGACTCGAGGTCGCCCTTCCAGATCACGGGGATTCGGACCTTCTGGGCCTCGAGGGGGTTCGGAAGGTGCTTGATCACCATCTCCAGGACCACGTGGTGGAGGGACGCCTTCTTCGCGAGCTCCTTCATCGTGCCCTCCTGGCAGTGCTTGTACACGTCCTTGAACCCGATGCCGGTCTTCTTCGTGAACGGGACCGAGACGGCCCACTTGTGGAACGCGGACCCGAACGCCACGTTGCCCGCCTCCACGTTCAGCGCCCACCTGGTCCCCAGGTCCTCCGGGAGTTGCTTGCGGATGCGCTGGTTGACCTCCGTGATGATCTTCACGAAGCGCTGTTGCATCTGCTCTTGGCTGATCTTGAGCTCGTTCACGAGCCGGTCGACCTTGTTGATGAAGAGGACGGGCCGCACGCGCTCCTTGAGCGCCTGCCGGATCACGGTCTCCGTCTGGGGCATGATGCCCTCGACTGCGTCGACGAGGATGATGACCCCGTCGATCGCCCGCATGGCGCGGGTGACGTCGCCGCCGAAGTCCACGTGGCCCGGCGTGTCGATTAGGTTGATCAGGTACTGTTGGCCGTCGAGCTCGTGGACCATGGACGCGATGGCCGCGTTGATCGTGATGCCACGGGCCTGCTCCTGCTCGTCGTAGTCCATGAACAACTGGGAGCCCGCGAGCTCCTCGGAGATCATGCCCGCGCCCGCGATCAGGGAATCACTCAATGTGGTTTTCCCGTGGTCGATATGGGCCGCGGTCCCGATGTTTCGGATCTGCTCCTTCTTGTGGAGCAGGGTCGAGGCCTTCTTGATGTTGTCTTCCTTGCGTCCCATACGCGTGTCACCTGGGGAGGAATCTCAATGAGATGCCATCGCAGATGGCGGGCCCTAATTAAA harbors:
- a CDS encoding elongation factor EF-2, coding for MGRKEDNIKKASTLLHKKEQIRNIGTAAHIDHGKTTLSDSLIAGAGMISEELAGSQLFMDYDEQEQARGITINAAIASMVHELDGQQYLINLIDTPGHVDFGGDVTRAMRAIDGVIILVDAVEGIMPQTETVIRQALKERVRPVLFINKVDRLVNELKISQEQMQQRFVKIITEVNQRIRKQLPEDLGTRWALNVEAGNVAFGSAFHKWAVSVPFTKKTGIGFKDVYKHCQEGTMKELAKKASLHHVVLEMVIKHLPNPLEAQKVRIPVIWKGDLESPVGKSMLAVGESGPVAFMVTKIIVDPQAGEVAAGRLYSGKIVRGQELWVIGMPKPQRAQTVAMIVGPDRIPVEEIDAGNVVAVVGLKDAVAGSTVSDDKDMQPFEKIVHYSEPVVTVAVEAKSTSDLPKLIEALRLLAKADPSIQVEINQETGEHLISGMGELHLEITIYRVQNDYKIPVTTSPPIVVYRECVTGKGGPFEGKSPNKHNRFYMEAEPLELKVVQAIRAGEIASGQRIKDSKVLAKKLEELGMDRDEAKNVVWIQDQNMLIDATKGIQYLNETMELIKEAFIEVMNRGPLAQEKGMGLKIRLVDAKLHEDSVHRGPAQVIPAARNAIYGAMVQGGRTLLEPITKVFINVPQDYMGAALGDIQSRRGVIEDINQEGEVTVIQAKAPVAEMFGFASAIRSATQGRALWSTENAGFEPVPKDLLGEVVRSIRTRKGLPPEPYDEAYYSA